A genomic segment from Pseudomonadota bacterium encodes:
- a CDS encoding adenylosuccinate lyase, with protein MIERYSRPEMCRIWSEENKFSSWLKVELAVCEVFADNGEIPAASWQEIKAKAAFDISRINQIETEVRHDVIAFLTSVAEHVGPASRFIHLGLTSSDVLDTALALQLKEAGELLLAGLAKVMAALRKRAFEFKDCPMIGRSHGIHAEPITVGLKFAIWYDEMQRQRRRLEAALTDIAVGKISGAVGTFANIEPEIEEAVCRRLGLQPAPASSQIVQRDRHAFFFTTLALVAASIEKFATEIRHLQRTEVGEAEEFFHAGQKGSSAMPHKRNPVLSENLCGLARLVRAQALAAMENVALWHERDISHSSVERVIAPDATILLDFMLHRFAAMMEKLVVYPERMLHNLELTGGTIYSQGILLALARAGVVREDAYRWVQRNAMQAFNDGGSFKEYLLRDKDIALYLQPSAIEERFSLEHQLRQVGKIFARVFEA; from the coding sequence GAGCTGGCGGTGTGCGAGGTTTTTGCCGATAATGGCGAGATTCCAGCCGCGTCGTGGCAGGAAATCAAGGCGAAGGCGGCTTTTGATATTTCTCGAATCAACCAGATTGAAACCGAGGTTCGTCATGATGTCATCGCTTTTCTGACCTCGGTGGCCGAGCATGTCGGCCCGGCCTCGCGCTTTATTCATTTAGGGTTGACCTCGTCCGATGTCCTGGATACAGCCCTGGCCCTACAGCTGAAAGAGGCCGGGGAACTGCTGCTTGCAGGTCTGGCTAAAGTTATGGCAGCGCTCAGGAAAAGAGCCTTTGAATTCAAGGATTGTCCCATGATCGGGCGCTCGCACGGAATTCACGCTGAACCGATAACGGTTGGGCTCAAGTTTGCCATCTGGTATGATGAAATGCAGCGCCAGCGGCGCCGTCTGGAAGCGGCGCTCACTGATATCGCGGTCGGCAAGATTTCCGGCGCGGTCGGAACCTTCGCCAATATCGAGCCGGAAATTGAGGAAGCGGTCTGCCGGCGTCTGGGCTTGCAGCCGGCCCCGGCTTCAAGCCAGATCGTGCAGCGTGATCGACACGCCTTTTTCTTCACAACCTTGGCGCTGGTGGCCGCTTCAATTGAAAAATTTGCGACCGAGATTCGTCATCTGCAGAGAACCGAGGTCGGCGAGGCGGAGGAATTCTTTCATGCCGGGCAGAAGGGCTCGTCGGCCATGCCGCATAAACGCAATCCCGTGCTTTCCGAAAATCTTTGCGGGTTGGCCCGGCTGGTGCGGGCGCAGGCGCTGGCGGCGATGGAGAACGTTGCACTCTGGCACGAACGCGATATCAGTCATTCCTCGGTTGAACGGGTAATCGCCCCGGATGCGACGATCCTGCTTGATTTTATGCTTCATCGTTTTGCCGCGATGATGGAAAAACTAGTGGTTTATCCGGAACGGATGCTTCATAATCTTGAATTAACCGGCGGGACGATCTATTCACAGGGGATTCTTCTGGCCCTGGCCCGGGCCGGGGTGGTTCGTGAGGACGCTTACCGCTGGGTGCAGCGTAACGCCATGCAGGCCTTTAATGATGGTGGTTCCTTTAAGGAGTACCTGCTCAGGGATAAAGATATCGCGCTTTATCTGCAGCCCTCTGCAATAGAAGAAAGGTTCAGCCTGGAACATCAGTTGCGCCAGGTGGGAAAAATTTTTGCCCGGGTTTTCGAGGCTTAA